One part of the Coffea eugenioides isolate CCC68of chromosome 10, Ceug_1.0, whole genome shotgun sequence genome encodes these proteins:
- the LOC113750456 gene encoding basic leucine zipper 19-like, which yields MESSNCLPNSKTSTYTGRRTIAGSSVVFPQILPSCSESSLVGLKASAESTEVSGHQPPRWASDFFIEEQPFWLDDLLNEPDGLMQRGHRRSTSDTFAYLGESVEDLDLREEPSHRNLTSKALSIRQNIGRNKDSKLFESKPSSLVEKFKDPHIAVSRSAEKQEEEISTQTSEGSNEGISSLSPKPSVSKTEAKRAKQQSAHRSRVRKLQYISQLERTVQLLQAEGSEISAELEFLDHQNLILTMENKALKQRLDSLSQEQLIKQMEQEMLERELGRLQNLYHMQRQQQMQMQQQQQQQQHHPKHRRNKSKDLESQLPSVSRKNVRGTT from the exons ATGGAAAGCTCAAACTGCTTACCGAATTCCAAAACTTCTACATACACAGGCAGGCGGACAATAGCTGGCTCTTCTGTAGTTTTTCCTCAGATTTTGCCATCCTGTAGCGAGTCTTCCTTGGTAGGATTAAAAGCAAGTGCAGAGTCCACAGAGGTATCAGGTCACCAACCACCGCGTTGGGCTTCTGACTTTTTTATAGAGGAACAGCCCTTTTGGCTTGACGATCTCCTAAATGAGCCGGATGGCCTGATGCAAAGAGGTCATCGACGCTCAACAAGTGACACTTTCGCATATTTAGGAGAATCAGTTGAAGATCTAGACTTGAGGGAGGAACCTAGTCACAGGAACTTAACTAGTAAAGCCTTGTCAATCAGACAGAACATTGGGCGCAACAAGGACTCAAAGCTGTTTGAGAGCAAACCTAGCTCACTGGTTGAGAAATTTAAG GATCCACATATAGCAGTGTCTAGATCAGCTGAAAAGCAAGAGGAGGAAATTAGTACACAAACTTCTGAGGGGTCGAATGAAGGAATTAGCTCCTTGTCCCCCAAGCCTTCTGTTTCAAAAACAGAAGCAAAGCGTGCTAAACA GCAATCTGCTCATCGGTCAAGGGTCAGGAAGCTTCAGTACATATCTCAGCTTGAAAGAACTGTTCAACTTCTCCAG GCAGAGGGGTCTGAAATTTCTGCTGAACTGGAATTCCTAGATCATCAGAATCTCATATTGACCATGGAAAACAAGGCCCTGAAGCAACGGTTAGATAGTTTATCGCAGGAGCAGCTCATAAAGCAAA TGGAGCAAGAGATGTTAGAGAGAGAACTTGGGAGGCTGCAAAATCTCTACCACATGCAGAGGCAGCAGCAAATGCAGATgcaacagcagcagcaacagCAACAGCACCATCCCAAACATCGTAGAAACAAAAGCAAGGACCTGGAATCACAGCTTCCAAGTGTCTCAAGGAAGAATGTCAGGGGCACAACTTAG
- the LOC113750457 gene encoding uncharacterized protein LOC113750457 — protein MNAKLIVDKAQQEWFEYENETEAGARTNDISKMGRQQQCRWEPPKGVIKINTDAAISARMVRIGLGIIARNWRGKIVKAKGISECKREEAGKEEALAIRSALVMAKDAGWTNIEVQTDCKGVVDQINTGNVQDNSIKTILEDIGDLRQDFDCCKFSFVPRAGNGCSHSLAQFTVKLIRNVEWENSFPMWLIDLVRKDMGVVIPFCN, from the coding sequence ATGAATGCAAAACTGATTGTAGATAAAGCACAGCAGGAATGGTTTGAGTATGAAAATGAGACTGAGGCAGGTGCAAGGACAAATGACATCTCAAAAATGGGTAGACAGCAGCAATGTAGATGGGAACCACCTAAAGGTGTGATCAAAATAAACACAGATGCAGCAATATCAGCTAGAATGGTAAGAATAGGGTTGGGGATAATAGCCAGGAACTGGCGGGGAAAGATTGTGAAAGCAAAGGGAATTTCTGAATGCAAGAGAGAAGAAGCAGGCAAAGAGGAAGCACTAGCTATAAGAAGTGCACTTGTAATGGCAAAAGATGCAGGTTGGACAAACATAGAAGTCCAAACAGACTGCAAAGGTGTAGTGGACCAAATTAACACAGGCAATGTTCAGGACAATAGCATAAAAACAATCCTGGAGGACATTGGTGACCTAAGACAGGATTTTGACTgctgcaaattttcttttgttcccAGGGCTGGAAATGGCTGCAGCCATTCTCTGGCACAATTTACTGTCAAGTTGATTAGAAATGTGGAATGGGAAAACTCCTTCCCAATGTGGCTAATAGATCTAGTCAGAAAAGATATGGGGGTAGTTATCCCTTTTTGTAATTAG